TCGGAAATGCAGGCGCAGCGCGAGCGCTTCGTCACCGGTTGCGTCGCGCGCGACATCGCAAAGTCGCAGGCCGATGCCATCTTCGACCTGCTCGAACGCTTTGCCGAATACGGCTTCAACAAGAGCCACGCGGCCGCTTATGCGCTGGTCGCGTATCAAACGGCCTATATGAAAGCGAATTACCCGGTTGAGTTCCTCGCAGCTTCAATGACGCTTGATATGGGCAATACCGACAAGCTGTCGGAATTCCGCGGCGAGGCCGAGCGGCTCGGCCTCAAACTCGAACCGCCATCGATCAATCGCTCACGCGAATATTTCGATGTTGAGGGCAGCACGATTTTCTATTCGCTTGCGGCCCTGAAGGGCGTCGGCAAGCAGGCTGTGGAATCGATCGTCGCATCGCGTGGCGACAAGCCGTTCCGCGATCTGTCCGACTTCGCCTCTCGCCTCAACCCACGAGCGGTGAACAAGCGCGTTTTGGAAAGCCTTGCGGCGGCCGGCGCCTTCGACAAGCTGGACAGCAATCGCGCCGGCGTGCATGCAGCGGTCGAGACGATGCTGTCGACCGCGACCCGCACGCATGATGCAGCGGTTGTCGGTCAGAACGAATTGTTCGGCGGCCCATCGCATCGCGAAACGCTGCGCATTCCTGCGGTCGAACCGTGGATGCCGTCTGAACGGCTGCAGCGCGAATACGAAGCGATCGGTTTCTTCCTGACGGGACACCCGCTCGACGATTACGCCAACGCGCTCAAGCGCATGAAGGTGCTGAACTGGTCAGAATTCTCAAAGTCTGTACTGGCGGGCGCCAATGCGGGGCGAACGGCCGCGACCGTCGTGTCGCGCATGGAACGCCGCACCAAGACCGGCAACAAAATGGGAATCATCGGCCTGTCGGATCCGACCGGACAATATGAGGCGATCCTGTTCCAGGAAGGGCTGCAGCAATATCGCGACTTGCTGGAGCCGGGCAGTGCGGTGTTGTTGTTCCTGACCGGCGAAGCGCAGGGCGAAGAGGTGCGGGCCCGCATCCAGTCGGTGGAACGGCTCGATCAGGCTGCCGAGAAGGTCCAGAAGAGCCTGCAGATCTTCCTGCGCGATCCGGCACCGCTCGACCACATCACCAACCGGCTGGAGCCAAAGGGCGACGGCGAGGTGCGGTTCGTACTGATGCTGTCCGATGGCGGCGAGGTCGAGATCAAGCTGCCGGGCCGCTACAAGGTCTCACCACAGATCGCTGGCGCCATCAAGGCGGTACCCGGCGTCGTCACGGTAGAGGCGGCCTGAGCGGGTTCTCAGGCTTTCCTTGCCTTTTTGGCGCAACGCGGCTATATGCCGCCCATCTCACACGCGGATATTGGTTTCCGGCCCCGACAATGGGCCATTGAGGCCGTCCGGTAGCGGCAGGCACTTAGGCTTGCCGTTCACGCATCCGCGGAGGACAAACCGGAGAAGTTTACTATGGCGCTGCCCGATTACAGCATGCGTCAGCTCTTGGAAGCTGGCGTTCACTTTGGCCACCAGGCCCACCGCTGGAATCCGAAGATGGGGAATTACATCTTTGGCGTCCGCAACAACATCCACATCATAGATCTCGCCCAGACCGTGCCGATGCTGCATCAGGCGCTGCAGGCGGTGTCCGACACGGTTGCCAAGGGCGGCCGCATTCTCTTCGTCGGCACCAAGCGTCAGGCCCAGGACGGGATCGCCGAAGCCGCCAAGAAGTCGGCTCAGTATTACGTCAATTCCCGCTGGCTCGGCGGCACGCTGACCAACTGGAAGACCATCTCCGGATCGATCCAGCGCCTGCGCAAGCTTGAGGAAATGCTCTCCTCGAATGAAGCGCAGGGCTACACCAAGAAAGAGCGCCTTGACCTGCAGCGCGAGCGCGACAAGCTCGACCGCTCGCTCGGCGGCATCAAGGACATGGGTGGCATCCCGGACATGTTGTTCGTGATCGACACCAACAAGGAAGACATCGCGATCAAGGAAGCGCAGCGTCTGAACATCCCGGTCGCCGCGATCGTCGATACCAATTGCGATCCGAACGGTATTACCTTTGCCGTACCAGGCAACGACGATGCCAGCCGCGCGATTTCGCTGTATTGCGACCTGATCGCCAAGGCCGCCATTGATGGTATCTCGCGGTCGCAAGGCGAACGCGGCGTCGATATCGGCGCTGCCGCCGAGCCTGTCATCGAAGAGCTGCCGGCCAAGACCGACGGCCCTGGCTACGAAGTGCTGCCTGGGCCGCGCGGTGTGGCCGACGACCTGAAGAAGCTGCCGGGCGTATCGCCTGCGATCGAGAAGCAACTCAACGATCTCGGCGTATTCCACTACTGGCAGATCGCAGATCTGTCACATGATGCAGCGCATAAGCTCGGTGAAAGCGTCGGGCTTCCGGGCCGCGCCGATCAATGGGTCGCCAAGGCTAAGAGCTTCACCGCCGAGGCGGAATAATCTCTACGGCGCGGGACAATCCCGCGCCGCCCACACACAGCACGTTCGGAATATTGACATGGCAGAAATCACCGCTTCACTCGTGAAGGACCTGCGCGAGCAGACCGGCGCGGGCATGATGGATTGCAAAGCGGCGTTGACCGAAACCAAGGGCGACGTTGAAGCGGCGATCGATTGGCTGCGCAAGAAGGGCCTCGCCAAAGCCGCGAAGAAGGCCGGCCGCGTCGCGGCAGAAGGCCTCGTTGGGATCAGCACCGCACCGCAGAAAGGCGCCATCGTCGAGGTCAATGCCGAAACCGATTTCGTGGCCCGCAACGATCATTTCCAGGGTTTGGTGAAGTTGATTGCCGACGCCGCGCTGTCTACCGGCGGCGATATCGAAAAGCTGAAGGCGGCCAAAGTCGGCACCATGACGGTGGACGAAGCCATCGCGCATGCCATTGCCACGATTGGCGAGAACATGTCGCTGCGCCGCACTGCCGCGCTGTCGGTCGGGCAGGGCGTGATCGGCACCTACATGCATAATTCGGTATCTGAAGGCCTCGGCAAGATCGGCGTGATGGTTGCGCTGGAATCACCGGGCGATGTTCAGGAGTTGTCGGCATTCGGCCGTCTTGTCGCGATGCATGTCGCAGCAGCGAACCCGATCGCTGTCGATCCTGCCGGCGTTCCGGCCGATGTGATCGAGCGCGAAAAAGCCGTGCTCGCCGACAAAGCCAAGGCGCAGGGCAAGCCGGCCAATGTGGTCGAGAAAATCGTCGAATCCGGGCTGAAGACCTACTTCAAGGAAGTCTGTCTGCTCGATCAGCCGTTCATCCACGAGACCGACAAGACCGTTGCTCAGGCCGTCAAAGCGGCTGAAAGTAAGGCCGGCGGTCCAATCAAGGTTGTTGGCTTCGTGCGCTATGCGCTCGGCGAAGGTATCGAGAAGCAGGAATCTGATTTCGCGGCGGAAGTCGCGGCGGCTGCAGGAACGAACTGAACCGAACGCGTGAACAAGGACGATCGCAGCATGACCGAAGCGGTCTATGGACGTGTGATCGTCAAGCTGTCGGGCGAGGCTTTGGCTGGTTCGGCCGGCTTCGGCGTCGATCAGTCGATTGTCGAAGCGATCGCTGCTGACATCGTTGCCGCGCACCGCATGGGTGTCGAGCTCGGCATCGTTGTCGGTGGCGGCAACATCTTCCGTGGTGTCGAAGTCTCGGGCCGGGGCGTCTCGCGCCCGACCGGCGACACGATGGGCATGCTGGCCACGGTGATGAACAGCCTCGTTCTCGAGGCCGCCATCACCCGCAACGGCGCTCCCGCCAGCACCTTGTCGGCGGTCCCGCTGCCAACCGTCTGTGATCATTTCTCCCGGCAACGAGCGCTCGACCTGATCGCCGGGGGCAGGGTGGTCATCCTCGCCGGAGGCACCGGCAACCCGTATTTCACCACTGACACGACGGCGGTGCTGCGGGCGGCCGAACTCGATTGCCAGGCAGTCCTCAAGGCGACCAACGTCGATGGCGTCTATAGCGCTGACCCAAAGCAGGACAAATCGGCGGTCCGGTACGACCGGTTGAGCCCGCGCGAGGCGATGGAGCGCAACCTGAAGGTGATGGATACCACAGCGTTCGCGCTTGCCCGCGAAAATGCTATGCCTATCATCGTCTTTTCGATCCGCGAACCGGGCGCGATCGAGGCCGTCTTGCGCGGAAAGGGCCGCGCGACCATCGTTGCCGAATGATGCGCCTCGCGGATTCGGCGAGGGTATAACGACAACAAGCGGTTTTGAAATTCCGGCGCATTCAAGAGAGCAGCGAGATGGCAGCAACGACGCATGATATCAATGACCTGAAGCGCCGCATGCAGGGCGCGCTCGGCGTCCTGAAGCACGAATTGTCGGGTCTGCGGACCGGCCGTGCGAGTGCGAATCTCCTCGAGCCGGTTCAGGTCGAAGCCTACGGCACCCATATGCCGCTGTCGCAGGTCGCCACCGTCAGCGTTCCAGAGCCGCGTCTTCTCAGCGTCCAGGTCTGGGACCGGTCGATGGTGCATGCGGTGGAGAAGGCGATCACCGCTTCCAATCTCGGCCTTAATCCTCAGACAGAAGGCCAGGTCATCCGGCTGCGCATTCCGGAGTTGAACGAGGAGCGCCGCAAGGAACTGGTCAAGGTTGCCCATAAATACGCGGAAGCGGCGAAGGTTGCCGTGCGGCACGTACGGCGCGACGGCATCGACGTTATCAAGAAGCTCGAAAAGGACCACGAGATCAGCAAGGACGACCACGAGCGCTATTCGGCCGACATCCAGAAGGCAACCGATCAGATGATCCAGGAAGTCGACCAGATGCTGGCGCATAAGGAAAAAGAAATCTTAACGGTCTAGAATTTGTCCGCCTCAGGCGCGAACGGATCCTTTCGATGTCGATGCCAAAGGTTTCATTGGACGGGACTTCGGGTTTCGAAATCCCCCGCCATGTCGCTATCATCATGGATGGTAACGGCCGATGGGCAGCGGCGCGCAGCTTGCCGCGTGCTGAAGGGCACCGCCGTGGCGTTGAGGCCTTGCGGCGCACCGTGCGCATTGCCGGCGAACTCGGCATCGGCATTCTGACCATATTCGCATTCAGTTCCGAAAACTGGTCGCGTCCGCAATCGGAAATACGCGATCTTTTGGGGCTGTTACGCCTGTTCATCCGCCACGACCTCGCCGATCTGCATCGCAACAACGTCAAGGTCCGCATCATCGGCGACCGCAACGGTCTCGAAGGCGATGTCAGTAGTCTTCTCAATGAAGCCGAGGAGAAGACACGCGACAACGACGGGCTCACCCTTGTCGTCGCATTCAACTACGGTGCACGTCAGGAAATCGCGCGCGCCGCACGGCGTCTTGCCGATGAAGTCGTGGCAGGCCGTCTCGCGGCTACGGACATCACCGCGGAGCGTCTGTCCAATTTTATGGATGCACCCGATCTTCCAGATCCCGATCTGATCATCCGCACCAGCGGCGAACAGCGGCTGTCGAATTTCTTGCTCTGGCAGTCCGCTTACAGCGAGCTCGTTTTCGTTCCGACCTTCTGGCCCGATTTCGATCGCGCGGCTTTTGAACAGGCAATCTCCGAATATTCACGGCGCGAACGCCGGTTTGGCGGTTTGGCTGCGGCAGGGTCATGATCATGCCGAGCCACGATCCCGCCATGCCCGTGTCGGAGACAACGAGCACGCCCTCGGCGCGCAATCTGTGGCTGCGCATCGCGTCGGCGGCGATCCTTGCGCCGCTTGCGGTCGGCGCGGCCTATCTTGGCAGTTGGCCTTTCAGCATTTTCTGGCTGGTCGCTGCTATTGCCGTCTGGTGGGAGTGGGTCGGCCTCGTCGACCCCGCTGGCCGTCACGTCGTGCTGGCAACCGGCGCCTGCGCGCTGATCTTGCAGGCGATCCTGATCGAGACGGGCCACGCTGCCATTGCAATCATGGTGATCGCACTGGGTGTACTCGCTGCCGTTGTTACCGCAGGCCGTCAATCGCCGCTGGTCGCCGGCGGTATCGTCTACGCCAGCGCACTGCTGGTTGCCCCCGTGATCCTGCGCGCGGATGAAGCCTTTGGCTTTGCGGCCATCCTGATGCTCTTCGCCGTTGTCTGGGGAACCGATATTGGTGGTTATTTCTCCGGCCGGACATTTGGCGGACCAAAGCTCGCCGCAGCGATCAGCCCCAAGAAAACATGGTCCGGCGCAATCGGCGGCACGATAGTCGGCATCGCGGCCGCCATCGCGATCTGCCAGCTTTTCGGCATCAAAAACGTCGTGTCGATCGGGCTGATCGCACTGGCCCTGTCGATCGTGTCGCAGGCGGGCGATCTGTTCGAATCCTGGCTAAAGCGCCGCGTTGATGCCAAGGATGCCAGTGGACTGATACCCGGCCATGGCGGTGTCATGGATCGGCTGGATGGTTTCATTTTTGCCGCAACTGTCGCGGCGCTTCTCGGTGTCGTTCGCGGCGGCCTTGAAACGCCGGCAAACGCGCTTCTTATCTGGTAGATCATATTGACCACCACAGCATCACTCAAGCAACGCAAGGCAAAGGCGCCAGCGCCCCGCAGCGTCAGCATTCTCGGCGCGACCGGCTCGATCGGCACAAGCACGATCGATTTGTTGCTGCGTCAGCCTGATCGATACAAGGTTGAAGCGATCACCGCTCAACGCAACGTCGAAGCACTTGCGAAAGCGGCCATCGCGCTCAACGCGAAATTCGCCGCCGTGGCGGAGCCCGACAAACTTTCCGCCCTCAAGGATGCATTGGCCGGCACTGGAATTTCGGCAGGGGCGGGTGAAAGTGCCGTGATCGAGGCCGCCGCACGCCCGGCCGACTGGATCATGGCTTCGATCAGTGGCGCCGCCGGTCTTGCACCAACGATGGCTGCGGTTGAGCGGGGCGCCTCCGTCGCCATCGCCAACAAGGAATGCCTTGTCTGTGCTGGCGGCTTGTTCATGCGCCGCGCCGCGGCCCGCAACACGACAATCCTGCCGGTAGATTCGGAGCACAACGCGCTGTTTCAGGCGATGGCGGCCGGCTTACGCGGCGACGTGCGGCGGCTGATCCTGACGGCCTCCGGCGGACCTTTCCGAACCTGGACCGCCGATGCCATCAACGCGGCTTCACCCGAACAGGCCTTGAAGCACCCGAACTGGTCGATGGGCGCCAAGGTCACGATCGATTCCGCCACGCTCATGAACAAGGGCCTGGAACTGATTGAGGCCCATCACCTGTTCCAGATGCCGGCCGCCAGCATCGATGCCTATGTCCATCCGCAATCTATCGTTCATGGCATCGTCGAATTCCGCGATGGCTCGTTCATCGCCCAGCTCGGGGCGCCTGACATGCGGATTCCGATCTCGCATTGCCTCGGCTGGCCCGACCGGATCGATGAGCCGGCACGCCGCCTGACGCTCGAGGAGATGTCCAGCCTGACCTTCGAGGCGCCCGATCTTGTTCGCTTTCCGGCCCTGCGCCTCGCACGCGAGGTGATTGAGGCGGGCGGAGCCGCGCCCACTATCCTCAATGCCGCCAATGAGGTGGCCGTGGCCGAATTCCTCGATCGCCGCCTCGGATTTGCCGCCATTCCGGCGCTCGTAGAAGCGACACTGAATGAGGCTGCTCGGACCGGCATGGTCAACGAGCCGGCAAGCGTCGAGGAGGCTCTTGCCATCGACAAAACCGCACGATCGATGGCCAGCGCATTGCTGCCGGTCGTTTCAAAAGGTTAGAATCCAGCTCTAACGGGATAGAATTCAATGGGTTTTCTGGAGCATTTCAGCTTGTGGGGCGGCGGTTTTACCGGCGCGCTGCTTCCGTTCCTGTTCGTGCTGACCATTGTGGTATTCTTCCACGAACTGGGGCATTTCCTGGTTGCGCGCCTCTGCGGCGTCCGCGTTCTGACATTCTCGGTGGGCTTCGGGCCGGAAATTGTCGGCTTTAACGATCGGCACGGCACGCGCTGGAAGATTTCAGCCATCCCGCTCGGCGGCTACGTCAAATTCTTCGGCGATGAGGATGCCGCCAGCACACCGGACCAGTCCTCGATTTCAGCCATGACCCCCGCCGAGAAGCGGGAAAGCTTCCATCATCAACCGGTTGGAAAGCGGGCGGCGATCGTCGCGGCGGGCCCGATTGCCAATTTCATCCTGGCGATCCTGATTTTCGCGGCGATCTTCACCTTCTACGGACGGCCATCGACCTCGGCCCGGATCGACGCGATCCAGCCGGAAAGCGCGGCCGCGCAGGCCGGTTTTGCGGCCGGCGACGTCGTCGTGGCCATCAATGGACGGCCGATCGAGACCTTCGCCGAGATGCAGCGCGTGGTCAGCACCAATGCCGGGCAGCAGCTTTCGGTCACCATCGATCGCGGCGGCGCGCAGATGGATCTCAAGGCGACCCCGGCCTTGCGCGAGGTGAAGGACAATTTCGGCAATGTCCACCGCATCGGCGTGCTCGGCATCACCCGTTCGATGGGGGCCGCCGATTCACAGCTTGAGACAGTTTCAGCACCTCGGGCTCTCTGGATGGGCGTCGAGGAGACCTGGTTCGTTATCGATCGGACGCTGTCTTATATCGGCGGCATCGTTGTCGGGCGCGAATCCGCCGATCAGCTCGGCGGCCCCATCCGGATCGCTCAAGTCTCGGGGCAGGTGGCGACCGTCGGCTTTATCGCCATCATGAATCTGGCCGCGATCCTGTCCGTCTCAATCGGGCTTTTGAATCTGTTTCCGGTTCCTCTGCTCGATGGCGGGCACCTTTTGTTCTATGCAATCGAGGCGATCAGAGGACGACCGCTATCCGAGCGGGCGCAGGAAATGGGCTTCCGGATCGGTCTCGCGCTTGTCGTCATGTTGATGATTTTTGCAACTTTTAACGACATCATTCACCTTACGGCCTCATAGCACCGCCTGCCGCGCAAAAAACGTGTGGCGATGAGGCAACGTGCGGGGGTTCGGTTAACGAACGACCATAGTTTCGTTTGCACCCTTGGCTTGAGCCTGTAAAAGCTAATGGTGTTAGACACTTGTTTACGATTCTGACCGCCAAAGGGGCAGGATAAAGGGCGTGGTAGTGGGAATGGCTGGCCGGGTATTGCGGGGAGCAGGACTAGCGGTTCTTCTCCTTGGGGGAATCGTTTCGGGCATCGCCGCTGTTGCGGTGCCGACTGGTTATGCGTTTGCTCAATCTGCGAGTGTCGTCGTCGAGGGTAACCGGCGTGTCGAAGCCGACACCGTCCGTTCCTATTTCAAGGGTACGAGTGCCGCTGCGATCGACGAGGGGCTGAAGGGCCTTTACGCCACCGGCCTGTTCCAGGACGTCAGGATTCGTCAGGCCGGCGGGCGGCTAATCGTGACTGTGGTGGAAAACCCGGTCATCAACCGCATCGCCTTCGAAGGAAATATCAAGGCTAAGGACGAACAGCTTACCGCCGAAATCCAATCGAAGCCGCGCGGGACGCTGTCGCGGCCGATCGTGCAATCGGACACGCAGCGCATCATCGAAACCTATCGCCGCAACGGACGCTATAATGTTCGAGTGGTGCCAAAGATCATCGAGCTCCCCAACAATCGCGTCGATCTGGTTTTTGAGATCACCGAAGGCAAGAAGACCGGCGTCAAACAGATCCGCTTTATCGGTAACCGTTATTACAGCGATTACCGGCTGAAGGACGTCATCAAGACGTCAGAGTCCAACTTCCTGAGCTTTTTGAAGACCTCGGACGTCTACGATCCGGACCGGATTGAAGCGGACCGCGATCTTCTCCGTCGTTTCTATTTGAAGCACGGCTTTGCCGATGTGCGCATTGTGTCGGCGATCAGCGAATTCGATCCGACGCAGGACGCCTTCATCGTCACCTTCACGATCGAAGAGGGCGATCAGTACACATTTGGCCAGGTCGATGTTCAGTCGAATGTCCGCGCCGTCGATGCTGTCACCGTCGCCGACAAGCTGAAAGCCAAACCCGGCGCGACCTATAACGCCGAAGCTGTCGAGAAATCGGTCGAAGCGCTGTCGGTTGAGGTGGCGCGGCGCGGTTATCCGTTTGCCGTGGTTCGCCCGCGAGGCGACCGCGATTTCCAAACGCGCAAGATCAATCTCGTTTTCACGGTCGACGAAGGCCCGCGGGCTTACATTGAGCGCATCCAGATCCGCGGCAATACGCGGACACGTGATTACGTCATCCGCCGTGAGTTCGATCTCGCCGAGGGCGACGCTTACAATCGTGCGCTGATCGACCGCGCCGAACGTCGGCTGAAGAACCTGAACTACTTCAAGAGCGTGAAAATCACCAACGAGCCGGGCTCGTCGCCAGACCGCGTGGTGGTGAATGTCGAAGTTGAAGAAATGTCGACCGGCGAATTCTCGATTTCCGGCGGCTATTCGACCCAGGACGGATGGCTTGGCGAAGTTTCGGTCGGCGAGCGCAATCTGCTCGGCCGCGGCCAGGCTGCTCGCGCGTCGGTTCAGTATGGCCAGCGCGCACGGGGCTTCGAATTGTCTTTCGTCGAGCCCTATTTCCTCGATTACCGCTTGGCTCTCGGTCTCGACTTCTTTGCCAAGGAGACCAACGGTCAGGAATATACGTCATACGACACGCAGACCATCGGTGGCGCCGTGCGCCTCGGCTTCGAGCTGCGCGAGGATTTGACCCTGCAGCTCCGCTATTCGCTCTACCAGCAGGAACTGTCGTTGCAGGACGGCTACTCGAACTGCTTCGCGACCGTGCCGTGGATTCCAAGCGCCAAGCCAAAAGATTGTAATGACATTAACATCGTGCCGTCGCTTCCGGTTCGTCTGAGCCTCGATCAAGGCGCCGTGCTGACATCGCTCGCCGGCTACAGCCTGATCTACAACACGCTCGACAACAACCGTAACCCCACTCAGGGCATCCGCGCCGAGTTGAAGCAGGAGCTGGCCGGTCTCGGCGGTGACGTCAACTTCATCCGCAGCACGGGCGACGTCCGCTTCTACCACGAGGTTGTGCCTGACTATATCGCCCTGCTGCGCTTGCAGGCCGGCAATATCACAGGCTGGGGCGGTAAGGATCTGCGCTTTATCGACATGTTCCAGGGCGGTCCGAACCTCGTTCGCGGCTTCCGCCAGAACGGTTTCGGTCCGCGCGATCTGACGGATTGGACGACGCACGACGCACTCGGCGGCACCAATTACTGGGCGGCAAGCCTTGAGCTGCAGATCCCGCTCTATTTCGTTCCGAAGGATGTCGGCATTCGTGCAGCGATCTTCGCCGATGCCGGTTCGGTCTGGAATTACAAGGGACCGACCGCCGTCCCTGGCGAAACCATGACATTCTCAGATACCAATGCGGTCCGTTCGTCGGTCGGCGCGGGTCTGGTGTGGGATTCACCGTTCGGTCCGCTACGGTTCGACTATGCGATCCCGCTGACCAAGCAGAGCTACGACATCGTTCAGGAATTCCGCTTCGGCGGCGGGACACGGTTCTGATCCGCGCTGCCGATTTCACCAAGTTGTTCACCGCAGTGTCGGCGGGATGACCGATCCGGTATTTTTCAAGCGAGATGGCGATCTCTCCGTTGGCGAGATCGCTGCATTGACCGGTGCGACGCTATCCGACCCGTCGCGGGCCGATCTGCGCATCAACAATGTTGCGCCGATTGATCGGGCCGGTCCGCATGATCTGACCTTTCTTGAAAACCTGCGCTATTCCAGCGGCCTCGCCTCAACCAGAGCCGGCACCTGTCTGATTGCCGAACGCTATGTGAAAGATGCTCCCGCCGGTCTTCTTCTGCTGATCACGCGCGATCCCTATCGCGGCTTCGTCGCGGTCACGCGCAAATTGTTTGCCGATGCGCTGCGTCCATCGTCGCTGTTCGAAGCCGAGGGCATCACCCACGGCGCATCGGTTCATCCCAAGGCCCGCATCGAGGACGATGTCACCATTGAGCCCGGCGCCGTCGTCGGTCCGCGGGCCGAAATCGGCTCCGGCACGTTGATCGGGGCCGGCGCTGTGATCGGGGCCGAAGTCCGCATCGGTCGCAATTGCAATGTCGGGCCACACAGTTCGATCATGCATGCCTTGATCGGCGACCGCGTGATCCTGCATCCGGGCTGCCGGATCGGTCAGGACGGTTTTGGCTTTGTCATGAGCCCGCGCGGCCACACCAAGGTCCCGCAGGTCGGACGGGTTATTATCCAGGACGACGTCGAGATTGGCGCCAACACTGCAATTGACCGTGGCGCCATCCGCGACACGGTGATCGGCGAGGGGACCAAAATCGACAATCTTGTCCAGATTGGCCACAATGTCTTGATTGGCCGGCATTGCATCATTGTCGCTCATTGCGCGATCGCCGGCAGTGTGACGCTCGAAGATTTTGTGGCGCTCGGCGGCCGCGTGACCATCAACAATCACGTCACCATCGGAGAGGGCGCGCAGGTGGCGGGTATGAGCGGGGTGAATAACGATATTCCGCCCGGAGGACGCTACGCAGGTCTTCCGGCCAAGCCGGCCAAGCTCTGGATGCGCGAGGTTGCCTGGCTTGAGCGCGCCGCAAAGAACTATAGCGGTGAAAAGAACAAAGCTGGGACCGAGGGCTAAATCCCATGAACGACATGCCGACCAGACTGGAAACGGCGGATATTGCGAAAATCCTGAAAGCGTTGCCGCACCGTTATCCGTTCCTGATGATCGACCGTGTCGTCGACATGCGGGCGGATGAATTCGCCATCGGCATCAAAAACGTAACCGCCAACGAGCCGCAATTCATGGGGCATTTTCCGGAGAACCCGGTTTTCCCCGGCGTGCTGATGATTGAAGGCATGGCCCAGACCGCAGGCACCTTGTGCATCTGCTCGGGTGCGACAGGTGGTGAAACGAAAAGTGTCTTCTTTCTGACCATCGACAAGGCCAAGTTCCGCAAGCAAGTGCAGCCTGGTGACACGATCGAGTATCACGTCACCAAAATCGCGCGGAAGAAGATGATGTGGTGGTATCGCGGCGAGGCCAAGGTCAACGGCATATTGGTCGCCGAGGCCGAAGTCGGAGCGATGATTGTCAATGCCTGAAATGCCTGAGCCGTCTATCGATCCGACTGCGCGCATTGCTTCCGGCGCGATCATCGGCAAGGGCGTTGCGATCGGTCCGTATTGCGTTGTCGGTCCCCATGTCGTGCTGGGCGATTA
The genomic region above belongs to Pseudorhodoplanes sinuspersici and contains:
- the bamA gene encoding outer membrane protein assembly factor BamA, encoding MAGRVLRGAGLAVLLLGGIVSGIAAVAVPTGYAFAQSASVVVEGNRRVEADTVRSYFKGTSAAAIDEGLKGLYATGLFQDVRIRQAGGRLIVTVVENPVINRIAFEGNIKAKDEQLTAEIQSKPRGTLSRPIVQSDTQRIIETYRRNGRYNVRVVPKIIELPNNRVDLVFEITEGKKTGVKQIRFIGNRYYSDYRLKDVIKTSESNFLSFLKTSDVYDPDRIEADRDLLRRFYLKHGFADVRIVSAISEFDPTQDAFIVTFTIEEGDQYTFGQVDVQSNVRAVDAVTVADKLKAKPGATYNAEAVEKSVEALSVEVARRGYPFAVVRPRGDRDFQTRKINLVFTVDEGPRAYIERIQIRGNTRTRDYVIRREFDLAEGDAYNRALIDRAERRLKNLNYFKSVKITNEPGSSPDRVVVNVEVEEMSTGEFSISGGYSTQDGWLGEVSVGERNLLGRGQAARASVQYGQRARGFELSFVEPYFLDYRLALGLDFFAKETNGQEYTSYDTQTIGGAVRLGFELREDLTLQLRYSLYQQELSLQDGYSNCFATVPWIPSAKPKDCNDINIVPSLPVRLSLDQGAVLTSLAGYSLIYNTLDNNRNPTQGIRAELKQELAGLGGDVNFIRSTGDVRFYHEVVPDYIALLRLQAGNITGWGGKDLRFIDMFQGGPNLVRGFRQNGFGPRDLTDWTTHDALGGTNYWAASLELQIPLYFVPKDVGIRAAIFADAGSVWNYKGPTAVPGETMTFSDTNAVRSSVGAGLVWDSPFGPLRFDYAIPLTKQSYDIVQEFRFGGGTRF
- the lpxD gene encoding UDP-3-O-(3-hydroxymyristoyl)glucosamine N-acyltransferase, which translates into the protein MTDPVFFKRDGDLSVGEIAALTGATLSDPSRADLRINNVAPIDRAGPHDLTFLENLRYSSGLASTRAGTCLIAERYVKDAPAGLLLLITRDPYRGFVAVTRKLFADALRPSSLFEAEGITHGASVHPKARIEDDVTIEPGAVVGPRAEIGSGTLIGAGAVIGAEVRIGRNCNVGPHSSIMHALIGDRVILHPGCRIGQDGFGFVMSPRGHTKVPQVGRVIIQDDVEIGANTAIDRGAIRDTVIGEGTKIDNLVQIGHNVLIGRHCIIVAHCAIAGSVTLEDFVALGGRVTINNHVTIGEGAQVAGMSGVNNDIPPGGRYAGLPAKPAKLWMREVAWLERAAKNYSGEKNKAGTEG
- the fabZ gene encoding 3-hydroxyacyl-ACP dehydratase FabZ; the encoded protein is MNDMPTRLETADIAKILKALPHRYPFLMIDRVVDMRADEFAIGIKNVTANEPQFMGHFPENPVFPGVLMIEGMAQTAGTLCICSGATGGETKSVFFLTIDKAKFRKQVQPGDTIEYHVTKIARKKMMWWYRGEAKVNGILVAEAEVGAMIVNA